A window of Corallococcus macrosporus DSM 14697 contains these coding sequences:
- a CDS encoding MtsA protein yields the protein MGRMHHDEAACCRDAGKMACDAAFLARWADGEPRHEFIPAPWGMGDAPRWRRLARMSRNGRRALLAVLGALWVAAGVVAHRLGGASPAAPEAPAARPRLVSVGPRLTSNETSQPLSIQGERLVPGLSLSLGPPLSLRLPLTVVDATHAYARLPAGLRLPEDVPQAVVEARLAGPAGGESEGAARLTVVNDAAFADLTAMVGSPDGRTLYVASAPTDTVFALDVESGRVERLSTGDGPSALAAWTDGDGRPWLGVAHRYQPELWLYALDAPGAAPRVLPAPLGAEGVVVDGRGGVAFVAERVGDRVHALSLADGRARWSAPVDPNPRALARWKGVLAVGSLQTGQLELLRQSDGTLVSTVVPGPGVPIIGGNTERFREQVMGGKAPRFLVASERLGHVFMSSLGPNVGPNPQRMEVSANSGVSVVEPSRGVYVRHRGFGAGGTEGLALDDGAGLLYAADVGLGLVRVLDARALVAGDATARRAVLQEVAVTPPQGTPRIRPAGDFGVRGRAGEALHSGPSALALAPDARTLYVLNRFTRTVAVVDVREAKAGRAVVVRQLPVETSRAQAKRRLGQVLYYADLGRTGITCDGCHLEGHTGGVFYEKTQPNRIYRSTTLRGSRDTPPYFTPASHISLVDTVRFVGARNRFHNPDPSPSEVEALALYNALLVTPPNPFRGEDGAPLETVTLPDGRVGRPAPGRALFEGKGACVTCHPAPLYTLDQDLETRGRYLDVGTPVALPLRLEQQDLVPGAATPSLVGAWDVWPLLTSATAGYGVKDGRLVVASRFALRALLETSGPRHGHASALTPEERDDLLAFLLTL from the coding sequence GTGGGGCGCATGCACCACGATGAGGCGGCGTGTTGCCGGGACGCTGGAAAGATGGCGTGCGATGCTGCGTTCCTCGCTCGCTGGGCTGATGGGGAGCCGAGACATGAATTCATCCCCGCACCGTGGGGGATGGGGGATGCTCCACGCTGGAGGCGACTGGCGCGGATGAGCAGGAATGGCAGGCGTGCGTTGCTCGCGGTACTGGGCGCGTTGTGGGTGGCCGCGGGCGTGGTGGCGCATCGCCTCGGCGGCGCATCGCCGGCCGCTCCGGAGGCGCCCGCCGCGCGTCCCAGGCTGGTGTCGGTGGGGCCTCGGCTCACGAGCAATGAGACCTCCCAGCCGCTCTCCATCCAGGGGGAGCGCCTGGTGCCGGGCCTGTCGCTCTCGCTGGGGCCTCCGCTGTCGCTTCGGCTTCCCTTGACGGTGGTGGATGCCACGCATGCCTACGCGCGGCTGCCCGCGGGCCTTCGCCTCCCGGAGGACGTGCCGCAAGCGGTGGTGGAGGCGCGGCTCGCCGGGCCCGCGGGCGGCGAGTCCGAGGGCGCCGCGCGGCTCACGGTGGTGAACGACGCGGCCTTCGCCGACCTGACCGCGATGGTGGGCTCGCCGGACGGGCGCACGCTCTACGTGGCCTCCGCGCCCACCGACACGGTGTTCGCGCTGGACGTCGAGAGCGGGCGCGTGGAGCGGCTGTCCACGGGGGATGGGCCCTCCGCGCTGGCGGCCTGGACGGATGGGGACGGCAGGCCCTGGCTGGGGGTGGCACACCGCTATCAGCCGGAGCTGTGGCTGTACGCCCTGGACGCGCCGGGCGCGGCGCCCCGGGTGCTGCCCGCGCCGCTGGGGGCGGAGGGGGTGGTGGTGGATGGCCGGGGCGGCGTGGCCTTCGTGGCCGAGCGCGTGGGAGACCGGGTGCATGCGCTGTCGCTGGCGGACGGCCGGGCACGGTGGTCGGCGCCGGTGGACCCCAACCCTCGGGCGCTGGCGCGTTGGAAGGGCGTGCTGGCGGTGGGCAGTCTCCAGACGGGGCAACTGGAGCTGCTGCGGCAGTCGGACGGGACGCTGGTCTCCACGGTGGTTCCAGGCCCTGGTGTGCCCATCATCGGGGGAAACACCGAGCGCTTCCGGGAGCAGGTGATGGGCGGCAAGGCGCCCCGCTTCCTGGTGGCGAGCGAGCGGCTGGGCCACGTCTTCATGTCGAGCCTGGGGCCGAACGTGGGGCCCAATCCACAGCGCATGGAGGTGAGCGCGAACAGCGGGGTGTCGGTGGTGGAGCCCTCGCGGGGCGTCTACGTGCGGCACCGGGGCTTCGGCGCGGGCGGGACGGAGGGGCTGGCGCTGGATGACGGCGCGGGGTTGCTCTACGCGGCGGACGTGGGGCTGGGGCTGGTGCGGGTGCTGGACGCGCGAGCGCTCGTCGCGGGTGACGCCACGGCGCGGCGCGCGGTGCTCCAGGAGGTGGCGGTGACGCCGCCCCAGGGCACGCCGCGCATCCGGCCCGCGGGGGACTTCGGGGTTCGGGGCAGGGCGGGCGAGGCGCTCCATTCAGGGCCGAGCGCGCTGGCGCTGGCTCCCGACGCGCGCACGCTCTACGTGCTCAACCGCTTCACCCGGACGGTGGCGGTGGTGGACGTGCGCGAGGCGAAGGCGGGGCGGGCGGTGGTGGTGCGTCAGCTCCCCGTGGAGACGTCTCGCGCGCAGGCCAAGCGGCGGTTGGGGCAGGTCCTCTACTACGCGGACCTGGGACGCACGGGCATCACCTGTGACGGCTGCCACCTGGAGGGCCACACCGGGGGCGTCTTCTATGAGAAGACGCAGCCGAATCGCATCTACCGCTCCACGACGCTGCGAGGCAGCCGCGACACGCCGCCGTACTTCACCCCCGCGAGTCACATCAGCCTCGTGGACACGGTGCGCTTCGTGGGCGCGCGCAACCGCTTCCACAACCCGGACCCGTCGCCCTCGGAGGTCGAGGCGCTGGCCCTCTACAACGCGCTCCTCGTCACGCCGCCCAATCCCTTCCGGGGCGAGGACGGCGCCCCGCTGGAGACGGTGACGCTCCCGGATGGAAGGGTGGGTCGCCCGGCGCCGGGGCGCGCGCTGTTCGAGGGGAAGGGCGCCTGTGTGACGTGTCACCCGGCGCCGCTCTACACGCTGGACCAGGACCTGGAGACGCGGGGGCGGTACCTCGACGTCGGGACGCCGGTGGCGCTGCCGCTGCGGCTGGAGCAGCAGGACCTGGTGCCTGGCGCGGCGACGCCCTCCCTAGTGGGCGCGTGGGACGTGTGGCCCCTGCTGACGAGCGCCACCGCGGGCTACGGGGTGAAGGACGGCCGGCTCGTGGTGGCGTCGCGCTTCGCGCTGCGCGCACTGTTGGAGACGTCCGGTCCCCGGCATGGCCACGCCAGCGCGCTCACGCCGGAGGAGCGTGACGACCTGCTGGCGTTCCTGCTCACGCTGTAG